The Fervidobacterium gondwanense DSM 13020 genome includes a window with the following:
- the fliI gene encoding flagellar protein export ATPase FliI has translation MEIFLEKVNNINPYEYIGEVQKIIGLTIESKGPDAAYGELCKIIVGNKKALAEVVGFKEDLTVLMPLEDITGLKKGCEVIKTNKSVSVPVGEDLRGRVVDALGRPIDGKSLFLREYRPIISEAPNPLVRKRILEPLPVGVRAIDGFITLGKGQRIGIFAGSGVGKSTLLGMIARNTAADINVIALIGERGREVREFIEKDLGEEGLKRSIVIVSTSDQPALLRIKALLTATTVAEYFRDNGYAVMLMVDSLTRWAMAQREVGLAIGEPPTTRGYPPSVFAQLPKILERAGNSDKGSITGIYTVLVEADDFNEPISDTVRGIVDGHIILSRRLAESNHYPAVDVLMSISRLMVDVTKPEHIQAARLIRDIMATYNDAKDLIDVGAYKKGTNPKIDKSIELIDEINKFLRQGIKERMSFTDTVEYLLSIARKV, from the coding sequence ATGGAGATATTTTTAGAAAAAGTTAATAACATAAATCCTTACGAATACATTGGGGAAGTCCAGAAGATAATAGGTCTGACCATAGAGTCAAAGGGACCGGATGCTGCTTATGGCGAGCTGTGCAAAATAATCGTTGGAAATAAAAAGGCTTTGGCTGAAGTTGTTGGTTTCAAAGAGGATCTCACCGTTTTAATGCCACTTGAGGATATCACCGGGTTGAAAAAGGGTTGCGAGGTAATTAAAACTAACAAATCAGTTAGTGTACCAGTCGGTGAAGATCTGAGGGGCAGGGTGGTAGATGCACTCGGAAGACCGATAGATGGGAAAAGCTTGTTTTTGAGAGAATACAGACCAATTATAAGCGAAGCCCCTAACCCGTTGGTGCGTAAGAGAATACTTGAACCATTACCGGTTGGTGTAAGAGCTATCGATGGGTTTATAACTCTCGGTAAAGGTCAGAGAATAGGTATATTTGCCGGTAGTGGAGTTGGAAAAAGTACTCTACTCGGTATGATTGCAAGAAATACAGCAGCTGACATAAACGTAATTGCCCTCATAGGTGAGCGTGGTAGAGAAGTTAGAGAATTCATAGAAAAGGACCTCGGCGAAGAAGGTTTGAAGAGATCAATCGTTATCGTTTCTACATCTGACCAACCGGCACTGCTTAGAATAAAAGCACTTCTTACGGCAACAACTGTTGCTGAGTATTTTAGGGATAACGGCTATGCTGTTATGCTAATGGTTGATTCGTTAACACGCTGGGCGATGGCTCAAAGGGAAGTTGGACTTGCTATTGGTGAGCCTCCTACAACGAGAGGCTACCCACCAAGCGTTTTCGCACAATTACCTAAGATTCTTGAAAGGGCGGGAAACTCTGACAAAGGTAGTATAACGGGCATATATACCGTTCTTGTAGAAGCGGACGATTTTAACGAACCAATTTCAGATACTGTGCGTGGTATCGTTGATGGGCACATAATACTTTCAAGAAGGTTAGCTGAATCAAATCATTACCCAGCAGTTGATGTCTTGATGAGTATAAGTAGGTTGATGGTGGACGTAACTAAACCTGAGCACATTCAGGCTGCAAGGTTGATAAGAGACATCATGGCAACATATAACGATGCAAAGGATTTGATCGACGTTGGCGCATACAAGAAGGGAACAAATCCAAAGATTGATAAATCTATAGAGCTTATAGATGAAATAAACAAATTTCTTAGGCAAGGTATTAAGGAAAGAATGA
- a CDS encoding FliH/SctL family protein, with the protein MIIKKRYVYLDSPLRMEEKRKLEADKNKDILQEQKKSLSEEEIVQMVANANREAEKIVEEAQQQAQSIILQAQEEYNRIVEEANQRSKELIEQLEKQKEIEIENLRKQIVRIVDTFEKSLSDAFAQYCEKLTAISSVLVEKFLEKQVDPEVTKRKLEKVLAHLAGSTKVKIHINPADAKLLDDETLNFIKEKGYEVVLNENVEYGIIAETDLGTIDATLKFQFALLDEIFEEIFNING; encoded by the coding sequence TTGATAATAAAGAAACGTTATGTTTATCTGGATTCCCCTTTGAGGATGGAAGAGAAAAGAAAACTTGAAGCTGATAAGAACAAAGATATTCTTCAAGAACAAAAGAAATCGCTTTCAGAGGAAGAAATCGTCCAAATGGTTGCGAATGCAAATAGAGAAGCAGAAAAGATTGTTGAAGAGGCTCAGCAACAAGCACAATCAATAATCTTGCAGGCTCAGGAGGAGTATAACAGGATAGTTGAGGAGGCTAATCAAAGATCTAAGGAACTAATAGAGCAATTAGAGAAGCAAAAAGAAATTGAAATAGAGAATTTAAGGAAACAGATAGTGAGAATTGTCGATACCTTTGAAAAAAGTCTTTCAGATGCATTTGCCCAATACTGTGAGAAGTTAACCGCGATAAGTTCTGTGTTGGTTGAAAAGTTCTTGGAGAAACAGGTAGATCCCGAAGTTACAAAGCGGAAACTCGAAAAGGTATTGGCTCACCTTGCAGGTTCTACAAAGGTGAAAATTCATATAAACCCAGCTGATGCTAAATTGTTAGATGATGAAACTTTGAACTTTATTAAAGAAAAAGGATACGAAGTTGTCTTGAACGAAAATGTCGAGTACGGAATTATTGCAGAGACAGACCTTGGAACCATAGACGCAACTCTTAAATTCCAGTTTGCTTTGCTCGATGAGATATTCGAAGAGATTTTCAACATAAATGGCTAG
- the ackA gene encoding acetate kinase, whose product MRVLVVNCGSSSIKYQFLDMETEQVLCKGLAERIGIPGSRIVHKKDDQKTVVEKPMKDHEDALKYVLELVVDEKVGGVKDLSEIDAVGHRVVHGGEKFSGSVLIDDEVMRALEEYSYLAPLHNPPNIMGIKAMMKLLPGVPNVAVFDTAFHSKMPAKAYLYAIPYEYYKKYKIRRYGFHGTSHRYVSKRTAEILGLDYHKSKIITVHLGNGASVAAVLNGHSIDTSMGFTPLEGLVMGTRSGDIDPSIVTFLMEKEGLTAEEVYTILNKKSGVLGLTDGFSSDMRDIEDKALEGDPVCRLALDIYEYRIAKYIGAYIAAMNGVDAIAFTAGVGENSPITRKEICENYLSFLGIKIDDEKNNIKGEERIITTPDSKVKVLLVPTNEELMIARDTKEIIEKGLKQLEY is encoded by the coding sequence GTGCGAGTACTCGTAGTGAACTGCGGTAGCTCATCTATTAAGTACCAGTTCCTTGATATGGAAACAGAGCAAGTGCTTTGTAAAGGGCTTGCGGAAAGAATAGGAATACCAGGAAGTAGAATAGTACACAAGAAAGATGATCAAAAAACAGTTGTGGAAAAACCCATGAAAGACCATGAAGATGCACTGAAATACGTTCTGGAATTGGTTGTAGACGAAAAGGTCGGCGGTGTTAAGGATCTTTCGGAAATCGATGCCGTTGGTCACAGGGTGGTACACGGTGGCGAGAAATTTTCCGGTTCTGTTCTAATAGACGACGAAGTTATGAGAGCTCTCGAGGAGTATTCCTACCTTGCACCACTTCACAACCCACCAAACATAATGGGTATAAAAGCGATGATGAAGTTGTTGCCAGGCGTTCCAAACGTTGCAGTGTTTGACACAGCTTTCCATTCAAAAATGCCAGCAAAAGCATACCTTTACGCAATACCTTATGAATACTACAAGAAATACAAGATAAGAAGATATGGCTTCCACGGAACGAGCCACAGGTACGTTTCAAAGAGGACAGCAGAAATACTTGGGCTCGATTATCACAAATCAAAGATAATCACAGTTCACCTTGGAAATGGTGCTTCCGTAGCTGCAGTACTAAACGGTCACAGTATAGATACATCGATGGGGTTCACCCCTCTTGAAGGACTTGTCATGGGTACAAGGTCTGGAGATATCGATCCATCAATCGTGACCTTCTTAATGGAAAAAGAGGGACTCACAGCAGAAGAGGTTTACACAATACTCAACAAAAAGAGTGGTGTACTTGGGCTAACAGATGGTTTCAGTTCAGACATGAGGGATATAGAAGACAAGGCACTCGAAGGAGACCCAGTTTGCAGACTCGCTCTTGATATTTACGAATACAGAATTGCAAAGTACATCGGTGCATACATCGCAGCAATGAACGGTGTTGACGCAATAGCATTTACAGCAGGCGTTGGAGAAAATTCCCCGATTACCAGAAAAGAAATATGTGAAAACTACCTAAGTTTCCTTGGAATAAAAATAGACGACGAAAAGAACAACATAAAGGGTGAGGAAAGGATAATAACAACCCCGGATTCAAAAGTTAAGGTACTCCTTGTACCAACCAACGAAGAACTGATGATAGCAAGGGATACAAAAGAGATAATTGAAAAAGGATTAAAACAGCTTGAATATTGA
- the fba gene encoding class II fructose-1,6-bisphosphate aldolase, giving the protein MYVNTKDILEKASKEYYAVPAFNINNMEFFHAILDGALEKRAPLIIETSEGAIKYAGNGDILKGARYFVELVRLFADSVDIPIALHLDHGKHFEYIIAAIKAGYSSVMIDASEEPFEENMKKTKEIVKIAHAAGVSVEAELGQLAGVEDNVSAEESVLVDPQQAKIFVEETGVDFLAPAIGTSHGAFKFKGDAKLDFERLKTVKELTKRPLVLHGASSVLPEYVKLAEEYGADLGGAKGVPEEELKKCVELGINKVNTDTDLRIAFIAGLRKYLKENPKEFDPRHYLGAGKKLVKEVVMNRLEFLGAAGKA; this is encoded by the coding sequence ATGTATGTTAACACGAAAGACATTTTGGAAAAGGCAAGCAAGGAATACTACGCAGTGCCAGCATTCAACATCAACAACATGGAATTTTTCCATGCAATTCTTGACGGAGCATTAGAAAAGAGAGCGCCTTTAATCATTGAAACAAGCGAAGGTGCGATAAAGTATGCAGGAAACGGTGACATACTTAAGGGTGCAAGATATTTTGTCGAATTAGTAAGGTTATTCGCTGATAGCGTCGATATACCGATTGCCCTTCACCTTGACCATGGTAAGCACTTTGAGTATATAATAGCAGCGATAAAGGCAGGTTATTCCTCCGTTATGATCGATGCCTCCGAAGAACCTTTTGAAGAGAACATGAAGAAGACAAAAGAAATCGTGAAGATAGCGCATGCAGCAGGTGTCTCTGTTGAGGCGGAACTTGGTCAGCTTGCAGGTGTTGAGGACAATGTTTCTGCAGAAGAATCTGTTCTTGTTGATCCACAGCAAGCGAAAATATTTGTTGAGGAAACAGGAGTAGACTTTCTTGCGCCAGCTATCGGGACAAGCCATGGTGCGTTCAAGTTCAAGGGAGATGCAAAACTCGATTTCGAAAGGTTAAAGACTGTTAAGGAACTAACAAAAAGGCCGCTCGTATTGCATGGTGCATCAAGCGTTTTGCCGGAATATGTGAAGTTGGCAGAAGAATACGGTGCGGATTTGGGCGGTGCAAAAGGTGTTCCTGAGGAAGAATTGAAAAAGTGCGTTGAACTCGGTATAAACAAAGTTAACACAGACACAGATTTGAGAATTGCATTTATAGCAGGCCTTAGGAAATACCTTAAAGAGAATCCAAAAGAATTTGACCCGAGACATTACCTCGGAGCTGGAAAGAAACTTGTCAAAGAGGTTGTTATGAACAGACTCGAGTTCCTTGGAGCCGCTGGAAAGGCTTGA
- a CDS encoding ferritin family protein → MPEFSHAFSGLKNKEKLTHEELIRAIRFMIAAEYEAIQLYMQLAESTDNELAKEVLIDIANEERVHAGEFLRLLMELDPKEFELYKQGYEEVEEEIQKINKKKSRQKRKG, encoded by the coding sequence ATGCCGGAATTTTCACATGCATTCAGTGGATTGAAGAACAAAGAGAAATTAACACACGAAGAGCTTATCAGAGCCATTAGATTTATGATTGCAGCTGAATATGAAGCAATTCAGCTCTATATGCAGCTTGCGGAATCAACTGATAACGAGCTTGCTAAAGAAGTCCTCATTGATATAGCCAACGAAGAGCGAGTCCACGCGGGTGAATTTTTGAGACTTTTGATGGAACTCGATCCTAAGGAGTTTGAGCTTTACAAGCAAGGATACGAAGAAGTTGAAGAAGAAATACAAAAAATTAATAAAAAGAAGTCAAGACAGAAGAGAAAGGGGTAA
- the thiI gene encoding tRNA uracil 4-sulfurtransferase ThiI, protein MENVFVIRYSEIGLKGQNRGWFEKKLIDNILKIVRPAAVNKRYGRIIVRIGRNDPEVITQRLKNVFGIQNYSLGYAVSHDLEELREVVIKVAKVFVEQGLKTFKINAQRGYKEFPMTSLEINREFGAYVLESFPNLKVDVHNPDFEIGIDVREKEIFVFSGKIPSSGGLPVGVSGRALLLLSGGIDSPVAGWYAMRRGLELQTLTFLSPPMTTEKSVEKILSLGRELSKYLPNGLRMWIVPLTDIQMYIKENAPDEYSLILQRRSMMRIASMIARRSKAKAIVTGENLGQVASQTLTNMAAIEDASSLLVLRPLIGFDKVETTKKAKEIGTFDISIQPYIDSCVAFAPKRPATKSDINEIRKIESQLEKLSDLEHEAFKKRESYRVTCTE, encoded by the coding sequence GTGGAAAATGTTTTCGTGATTAGGTACTCTGAGATAGGCTTAAAAGGGCAGAACAGGGGTTGGTTCGAGAAAAAGTTGATAGACAATATATTGAAGATAGTTAGACCTGCTGCAGTTAACAAAAGGTACGGAAGAATTATCGTAAGGATTGGAAGAAACGACCCGGAGGTTATAACCCAAAGGTTGAAAAACGTATTTGGAATCCAGAATTACTCACTGGGTTATGCGGTATCGCACGACTTGGAAGAACTGAGAGAAGTTGTTATAAAGGTTGCGAAGGTTTTTGTTGAACAAGGGCTCAAAACGTTTAAGATAAACGCACAGAGAGGGTATAAGGAATTTCCTATGACAAGTCTTGAGATAAATAGAGAATTCGGTGCTTACGTTCTTGAGAGTTTTCCAAATCTAAAAGTGGACGTACACAATCCTGATTTTGAAATTGGAATAGATGTTAGAGAAAAGGAGATTTTTGTCTTTTCCGGTAAAATACCATCGTCTGGAGGATTACCAGTAGGAGTGTCAGGCAGAGCTCTTTTGTTGCTCAGTGGTGGTATAGATAGCCCAGTTGCAGGTTGGTATGCAATGAGACGTGGTTTGGAACTTCAAACACTCACATTCCTTAGCCCACCTATGACAACTGAAAAATCCGTAGAGAAGATACTGAGCCTTGGACGTGAACTAAGCAAGTACCTTCCAAACGGGTTGAGGATGTGGATTGTTCCGCTCACAGATATTCAAATGTACATAAAAGAGAATGCACCTGACGAATATTCTCTTATCCTCCAAAGAAGATCAATGATGAGAATAGCAAGTATGATAGCAAGAAGGAGTAAAGCGAAAGCAATTGTCACAGGCGAAAATCTTGGACAAGTCGCAAGTCAGACACTTACAAATATGGCTGCAATAGAAGATGCAAGCTCATTGTTGGTTTTGCGACCACTTATTGGTTTTGATAAAGTTGAAACAACAAAGAAGGCAAAGGAGATAGGTACGTTTGATATATCCATACAGCCGTATATAGACAGCTGCGTTGCGTTTGCACCAAAAAGACCAGCGACGAAGTCTGACATAAACGAGATAAGAAAGATAGAATCCCAGTTGGAGAAGCTATCAGACTTAGAGCATGAAGCTTTTAAGAAGAGGGAGAGCTATCGAGTAACCTGCACTGAATAG
- a CDS encoding YbhB/YbcL family Raf kinase inhibitor-like protein, translating into MVTSRNHRFVSISLLIIAIVLIVIMTVRFMEKGTVRTNAKEEVGSMTVSSVFKNGEFIPKEYTCEGADLNPELLIQNIPEGAKTLAIICDDPDAPIGTFVHWVLWNLPVTSSTVTVPKGLQKIENLSDGTKQGYNDFGKLGYNGPCPPKGHGVHHYHFKVYAIDSLLELKGRVTKKELEKALSGKIVAQGEIVGLYERK; encoded by the coding sequence ATGGTTACGTCAAGAAACCATAGGTTTGTTTCTATTTCTCTGTTGATAATAGCCATTGTTTTGATTGTTATCATGACTGTAAGATTCATGGAGAAGGGAACGGTAAGAACAAACGCAAAAGAGGAGGTGGGTTCAATGACAGTCTCTTCGGTTTTTAAAAACGGCGAGTTTATTCCGAAAGAATACACTTGTGAGGGGGCTGACTTAAATCCTGAACTCTTGATACAGAATATTCCCGAAGGAGCAAAGACTTTAGCAATCATATGCGATGATCCAGACGCACCGATCGGCACATTTGTTCACTGGGTTTTGTGGAATTTACCCGTAACATCGAGTACAGTTACCGTTCCAAAAGGTTTGCAGAAAATTGAGAACCTTTCAGATGGAACTAAACAAGGCTACAACGATTTTGGAAAGTTGGGATATAACGGACCGTGCCCACCAAAAGGGCATGGTGTTCATCATTATCACTTCAAAGTTTATGCTATTGATTCTTTACTGGAACTCAAAGGCAGAGTTACGAAAAAGGAACTTGAAAAGGCATTAAGTGGGAAAATTGTTGCTCAGGGGGAAATTGTTGGGTTGTACGAGAGAAAATAG
- a CDS encoding SDR family oxidoreductase, translating into MENGKVIVVSGGAKNIGKGIALHFLRNGWLVGIIDFDKKALDELDEDKNLLKFYGDVSDEYSVSDFYLHVKERFGRLDAIINNAAIGGFKNFLDLTVTEWKRVIDINLTGYFLMARFGVPLILETARTGAIVNISSTRALMSEPGNEAYSASKAGILGLTHALANSLGPNIRVNAICPGWILHESETVSEADHKQHLTGRAGNIEDVVQLVNFLVDESKSGFITGQYFIVDGGMTKKMIYI; encoded by the coding sequence ATGGAAAATGGAAAGGTCATAGTTGTCAGCGGTGGTGCCAAGAACATAGGAAAGGGAATAGCTTTGCATTTCCTAAGAAACGGCTGGTTGGTTGGTATTATCGATTTTGACAAAAAAGCACTTGATGAACTCGATGAAGACAAAAATCTTCTAAAATTCTACGGAGACGTTTCAGATGAGTATTCCGTTAGTGATTTTTATCTGCACGTCAAGGAGAGGTTCGGCAGGTTAGATGCGATAATTAACAACGCTGCAATAGGAGGGTTTAAGAATTTTTTAGACCTTACAGTCACAGAGTGGAAACGCGTGATAGATATAAACCTCACCGGATACTTCTTAATGGCACGTTTTGGTGTTCCACTGATTTTGGAAACCGCAAGAACAGGTGCAATTGTGAACATTTCATCTACACGTGCTTTGATGTCTGAACCGGGAAACGAAGCTTACAGCGCATCTAAAGCAGGCATATTAGGACTTACCCATGCACTGGCAAATTCGTTAGGTCCTAACATACGGGTAAATGCGATATGCCCTGGATGGATACTTCATGAGAGTGAAACTGTTTCTGAAGCTGATCACAAGCAGCATTTGACGGGCCGTGCAGGGAACATAGAAGATGTGGTTCAACTTGTCAATTTCCTGGTAGATGAAAGCAAGAGTGGTTTCATCACTGGTCAATATTTTATTGTCGATGGTGGAATGACTAAGAAAATGATATACATTTAA
- a CDS encoding efflux RND transporter permease subunit, translating to MDIIRRFFDIIYRYKFTIIGSLLLILSVLIILNNAKIETRIETFLPGYKPGRPIEEIDDPAVQNMVRMALKFGDSANVSIIYHSEVSLNQPGALKRIKEFQEKLEKLKDVRLVISILNYPGAEAYFENDAINLKELPKELKNFVSEDGRYAMFLVVLSVSKQVEPVVRRLTNSLKGEPIIVLSEASVNNKLFDELKRSMFFYPVVMFLVILSLFFYQTQSLRAAWVSLFIPVLSSIYTYALYFYFGGVLNILTSMTASFLIIIGSAYPLHYYNAIFRTEDVRKHISIPIFFSMLTTAIGFMSFLFVKIPAFKEFGLLVSIGLLLDFLLTITIGHELLGRAKRKTIRVPKSFGIRYFGNKVAIGILVVLAFFTVLSVYYLPRLKVGFNTMDYFSESSDIRKGYNVLEEKFGMKESIYMVLEKEFGVFLPFDDRNIDSIIKELSKYPEVASVDFPRSVSTTALILASRTQPVLRRYIADGRTIRLSINLTPSGAENINKVTEIINQIMTDFKYKYYISGTPYIMKAINDSILSSQIQSIVAALILVFVMLIIVFRDIAESVKLISPVLFATILNFFYMSVFGMKLEISTAITSSIIIGLAIDYSIHLGHDYNKTGNVFTSIKNVGPAIVGNALGIIFGFLTLLIGGELALFKRISILVSLGIFTAALLTLTVLPFMLSFQKVRKLKRIGGMEDE from the coding sequence TTGGATATAATTCGACGATTCTTCGATATCATATACAGGTACAAATTTACTATCATAGGTTCGCTCTTGCTCATACTGTCTGTACTTATAATCTTAAACAACGCAAAAATAGAGACAAGAATAGAAACGTTCTTACCCGGATACAAACCAGGAAGACCGATAGAAGAAATTGATGATCCCGCCGTTCAAAATATGGTAAGAATGGCTCTTAAATTCGGAGACAGTGCAAATGTTTCAATCATTTATCATTCAGAAGTTTCATTAAACCAGCCCGGTGCATTAAAACGCATAAAGGAATTTCAAGAAAAACTGGAAAAATTGAAAGATGTTAGATTGGTGATTTCAATACTGAACTACCCAGGGGCAGAGGCGTACTTTGAAAATGATGCGATAAATTTGAAAGAACTCCCTAAGGAACTGAAGAATTTTGTTTCAGAAGATGGACGTTACGCAATGTTCTTAGTTGTCTTATCAGTCTCTAAGCAAGTTGAACCTGTTGTTAGGAGATTGACGAACTCGTTAAAGGGAGAACCTATCATAGTTCTCTCAGAAGCCTCTGTGAACAATAAGCTTTTCGACGAACTTAAAAGATCGATGTTTTTCTACCCAGTAGTGATGTTCTTAGTTATACTTTCATTGTTCTTTTATCAAACTCAATCTCTGAGAGCAGCTTGGGTTTCTCTTTTCATACCAGTTTTGTCTTCAATATATACATATGCACTTTATTTTTACTTTGGAGGAGTTCTAAATATTTTAACTTCAATGACGGCATCTTTTCTAATCATAATCGGCTCAGCTTATCCACTACATTACTATAACGCTATATTTAGGACGGAAGATGTGAGAAAACACATAAGTATACCAATATTTTTCTCAATGTTAACAACAGCAATTGGATTCATGTCTTTCTTGTTTGTAAAGATACCAGCGTTCAAAGAGTTCGGATTGTTAGTTTCTATCGGGTTATTACTCGACTTTTTACTAACAATAACCATCGGTCACGAGCTGCTTGGAAGAGCAAAGAGAAAAACAATACGCGTACCAAAATCCTTTGGCATACGTTATTTTGGCAACAAAGTTGCTATTGGAATTTTAGTAGTACTCGCTTTCTTCACAGTGTTGTCCGTATATTATCTACCACGACTTAAAGTTGGATTCAACACAATGGACTATTTTTCTGAAAGCTCAGATATACGCAAGGGTTATAACGTCCTTGAAGAGAAGTTTGGAATGAAAGAATCTATTTATATGGTATTAGAAAAAGAATTTGGTGTATTTTTGCCATTCGACGATAGGAATATAGATTCAATCATCAAAGAGTTGTCTAAATATCCAGAAGTGGCGAGTGTAGATTTTCCAAGAAGCGTTAGCACGACTGCTCTAATCCTCGCTTCGAGAACCCAACCGGTCTTGAGAAGGTATATTGCGGACGGAAGAACGATAAGGCTCTCAATAAATCTAACACCATCAGGTGCTGAGAATATTAACAAAGTAACTGAGATTATAAATCAGATAATGACGGATTTTAAATACAAATACTATATCTCCGGTACACCCTACATAATGAAGGCGATAAACGACAGCATACTGTCGAGTCAGATACAAAGCATAGTGGCGGCATTAATCCTTGTATTCGTCATGTTAATAATCGTCTTTAGAGATATTGCAGAGAGCGTAAAACTGATTTCTCCTGTACTATTTGCTACGATTTTGAACTTTTTCTACATGTCGGTATTTGGAATGAAGCTTGAGATATCGACCGCTATTACGTCAAGCATTATCATAGGTCTTGCTATTGACTATTCGATCCATCTTGGTCATGATTACAACAAAACTGGTAATGTATTCACATCGATTAAGAACGTCGGACCAGCAATTGTTGGAAACGCACTGGGTATAATATTTGGTTTTCTAACGCTTCTAATTGGTGGTGAACTGGCTCTCTTCAAAAGAATCTCTATACTTGTATCGCTTGGAATATTCACCGCCGCATTACTTACCTTAACTGTTTTGCCATTCATGTTATCATTTCAGAAAGTTAGGAAATTGAAACGTATAGGAGGAATGGAGGATGAATAA